One window of the Desulfonatronovibrio magnus genome contains the following:
- a CDS encoding response regulator — protein MINKTILLVDDEPDFRFSMSLILKGHGFTTVEAGNGIEALEKLAVLEKQECPVDLIITDLRMPEMDGLELLKNLIEQKAKAKLLIITGYGERETIKKLTQMGLSTIINKPFSADILISNVKSLLSE, from the coding sequence ATGATCAACAAAACCATTCTTCTTGTGGATGACGAGCCTGATTTCCGTTTTTCCATGAGCCTTATTCTCAAGGGGCATGGATTCACGACTGTTGAAGCTGGAAACGGGATTGAGGCTCTGGAAAAGTTAGCTGTTTTAGAAAAACAGGAATGCCCTGTTGACCTTATAATTACGGATTTAAGAATGCCTGAAATGGATGGTCTTGAACTTCTTAAAAATCTTATAGAACAAAAAGCTAAAGCAAAGTTGTTAATCATAACCGGCTACGGTGAAAGAGAAACTATCAAAAAGCTTACTCAAATGGGACTCAGTACAATTATCAATAAACCATTCAGCGCTGATATCTTGATCAGTAATGTAAAATCGCTTTTAAGTGAGTAA
- a CDS encoding methyl-accepting chemotaxis protein has translation MKNIKLGVKLLGGFVIVALIVLIVGFFGWRGANSLSGHIEYVGTVNLPSVQVLMEIEKDYESLRVAQRTLLIPGLGQAEMERQQGILNRLRSDIAALREQFEALPATSEERALWRQTVAAIDEWRRVNDEFIERSRQLMRTGIDNPAQLRANFEQFRADHYALMGDVYGLITRGERFEGGTDPTACNFGRWLATFRTENPRLLEILRQMPASHDPFHHSIAEIRSYVQADNIDSANQVLEDVTLPMADQTFARFYELLAVAQEAENLFDNMTEMAMVEVRERQAEALRFLSQVLEINVTGAAAAVEEAQTDAAQAQVIAMAGMAIGVVLALMLGVILTRAITTPVAKGVNFSKDMSDGNLTAQLDVVQKDEIGILASSMQRMRDKLKDVVVEVKSASENVAAGSEELSASSEEMSQGATEQAASVEEVSSSMEQMAANIKQNTDNAAQTEKIAIQASRDAEEGGKVVFQAVDAMKQIADKISIIEEIARQTNLLALNAAIEAARAGEAGKGFAVVASEVRKLAERSQTAAAEIIDLSGSSVEVAEKAGDMLRKIVPDIQKTAELVQEIAAASREQNSGVEQINQAIQQLDQVIQQNASAAEEMSSTAEELSSQAEQLQATMAFFRVGDDAGFSGPRMRKVTVKNQGSKQAAPKKALYNEKGKKEGRFALNMGSDDLDKDFEKF, from the coding sequence ATGAAAAACATCAAGTTAGGCGTCAAGTTGCTGGGCGGATTTGTTATTGTCGCCCTTATCGTGCTTATTGTGGGTTTTTTTGGCTGGAGAGGCGCCAACAGTCTGTCAGGACATATTGAGTACGTTGGCACTGTAAACCTGCCAAGTGTCCAGGTGCTTATGGAAATTGAAAAAGACTATGAGTCCCTGCGAGTGGCACAAAGGACTCTTCTTATTCCCGGGCTTGGTCAGGCTGAGATGGAAAGACAGCAGGGCATCCTGAACAGACTTAGAAGTGATATAGCTGCGCTCAGAGAACAATTTGAGGCTTTACCTGCCACTTCTGAAGAAAGAGCGCTGTGGCGCCAGACAGTCGCAGCTATTGATGAATGGAGAAGGGTCAATGACGAGTTTATCGAGAGATCCAGGCAGCTCATGCGAACCGGCATTGACAATCCTGCTCAGCTGAGAGCCAACTTTGAACAGTTTAGAGCTGATCACTACGCCCTTATGGGTGATGTATACGGCTTGATAACGAGAGGCGAACGCTTTGAAGGCGGAACCGATCCCACTGCGTGCAATTTTGGCAGGTGGCTGGCTACTTTCCGCACTGAAAACCCAAGGCTTCTTGAAATCCTGCGTCAGATGCCTGCTTCTCATGATCCTTTTCACCACTCCATTGCCGAAATTAGAAGCTATGTACAGGCCGACAATATCGATTCAGCAAATCAGGTTCTGGAGGATGTAACTCTGCCCATGGCCGACCAGACTTTTGCCAGATTTTATGAACTTCTCGCTGTAGCTCAGGAGGCTGAAAACTTATTTGACAATATGACAGAAATGGCCATGGTTGAAGTAAGGGAACGTCAGGCTGAAGCTTTACGTTTTCTTAGCCAGGTTCTGGAAATAAATGTTACCGGAGCAGCTGCTGCTGTGGAAGAAGCCCAGACTGATGCAGCTCAGGCCCAGGTTATTGCCATGGCTGGCATGGCCATAGGTGTGGTCCTGGCCTTAATGCTTGGTGTAATCCTGACCAGAGCCATAACTACCCCGGTAGCCAAGGGTGTTAATTTCTCCAAGGATATGTCTGACGGAAACCTGACTGCTCAATTAGATGTAGTCCAGAAGGATGAAATTGGTATCCTGGCCTCATCCATGCAACGCATGCGCGACAAGCTCAAAGATGTTGTTGTGGAGGTCAAGTCAGCCTCTGAAAATGTAGCAGCGGGTAGCGAAGAACTGTCAGCATCATCAGAGGAAATGTCTCAGGGCGCTACTGAACAGGCTGCTTCCGTGGAGGAAGTATCCTCAAGCATGGAGCAGATGGCAGCCAATATCAAGCAGAATACAGACAACGCTGCTCAGACTGAAAAGATTGCCATTCAGGCATCCAGAGATGCAGAAGAAGGCGGCAAGGTAGTTTTTCAGGCTGTTGATGCCATGAAGCAGATAGCTGACAAAATCTCAATAATTGAAGAAATTGCCAGACAGACCAATCTCCTGGCCCTGAATGCAGCCATTGAAGCTGCCCGGGCAGGAGAGGCAGGCAAGGGCTTTGCAGTTGTTGCGTCAGAAGTGAGAAAACTGGCAGAAAGAAGCCAGACCGCTGCCGCTGAAATTATTGATCTTTCGGGATCAAGTGTTGAAGTTGCTGAAAAAGCTGGAGACATGCTCAGGAAGATAGTTCCTGATATTCAGAAAACAGCTGAACTGGTCCAGGAGATAGCTGCGGCCAGCCGGGAGCAGAATTCTGGTGTTGAGCAGATCAACCAGGCCATCCAGCAGCTGGATCAGGTTATTCAACAGAACGCTTCTGCTGCTGAGGAAATGTCCTCCACTGCAGAAGAACTGTCCAGTCAGGCTGAGCAGCTCCAGGCAACCATGGCCTTTTTCAGGGTGGGTGATGATGCCGGTTTCAGCGGCCCCAGAATGCGTAAGGTTACTGTAAAGAATCAAGGCTCAAAGCAGGCAGCTCCCAAAAAGGCCCTTTATAATGAAAAAGGTAAAAAGGAAGGCCGTTTTGCCCTGAATATGGGTTCTGACGATCTTGATAAGGATTTTGAAAAGTTCTGA
- a CDS encoding chemotaxis protein CheW — translation MAEKQKKAIAANQYLTFTLAKELYAIDIANVWEILDYTPITRVPRTPEFLLGIINLRGRAVPVADLRLKFGLPKTERTVNTCIIITEVQFEGESTIMGALADSVQEVFEIEEKNIEPPPKIGTKINIEFIQGMGKQDDRFIIIIDVNKVFSSEELAIVQDVDLKEKVNTAETNQI, via the coding sequence ATGGCTGAAAAACAAAAAAAGGCAATAGCTGCCAATCAATATCTGACCTTTACCCTGGCAAAAGAGCTTTATGCCATTGATATTGCCAATGTCTGGGAAATTCTGGACTATACTCCGATTACGAGAGTGCCCAGAACACCAGAGTTTCTTTTGGGCATCATCAATTTGCGGGGAAGGGCGGTTCCAGTGGCGGATTTAAGGCTTAAGTTCGGACTTCCAAAGACCGAACGGACAGTAAACACATGCATTATTATTACAGAAGTTCAGTTTGAAGGCGAATCAACCATTATGGGCGCCTTAGCAGATTCGGTTCAGGAGGTCTTTGAGATCGAAGAAAAGAATATTGAGCCTCCTCCCAAAATTGGCACAAAAATCAACATTGAGTTTATTCAGGGTATGGGCAAGCAGGATGATCGGTTTATCATTATCATAGATGTAAACAAGGTCTTTTCCTCAGAGGAACTGGCCATTGTCCAGGATGTGGACCTTAAAGAAAAGGTAAACACGGCTGAAACCAATCAAATTTAA
- a CDS encoding DUF1566 domain-containing protein, translating into MSGEAQAQRFVDNGDGTVTDTVTNLMWTKDANPFGKLNWHDAMSRCSSFSISGIGGWRLPSMDELLSLSSAMQGGHPFTGIQSSFYWSSTTNADVAWGVPMYTSFMITSSKTDTLPVWPVRAGQ; encoded by the coding sequence ATGTCCGGCGAAGCCCAGGCCCAGAGATTCGTTGACAATGGGGACGGGACGGTGACGGATACAGTGACCAACCTAATGTGGACCAAGGATGCCAACCCGTTCGGCAAATTGAATTGGCATGACGCCATGTCCAGATGCAGTTCTTTCAGCATCTCCGGTATTGGCGGCTGGCGGCTGCCGAGCATGGATGAGCTCCTGTCTTTATCCTCTGCAATGCAAGGCGGACATCCCTTTACCGGGATCCAGTCGTCCTTCTACTGGTCCAGTACGACCAACGCGGACGTCGCTTGGGGAGTGCCCATGTACACCAGCTTCATGATCACTTCCAGCAAGACCGACACCCTACCCGTGTGGCCGGTCCGCGCCGGACAGTGA
- a CDS encoding methyltransferase domain-containing protein translates to MTTTNKHWNKIFCTTIESELGWYEKDVSQTLKFLNSITLAQSARVFIVGAGTSMLVDELMLRNQQIIVNDISDEALARLRGRTGPSKKLIWLQHDISKPLPENCPNADIWIDRAVLHFLLEEADIQGYFANLKAIVRSGGYALLAQFSTKGARKCAGLDIHCYSIQEMTKRMGPEFELLKHEYYTYINPFGAPRPYIYALYKKSG, encoded by the coding sequence ATGACTACAACAAATAAACATTGGAACAAGATATTCTGTACCACAATTGAGTCAGAATTGGGTTGGTATGAAAAAGATGTTTCACAGACCTTGAAGTTTCTCAACTCAATTACACTTGCCCAGTCTGCCCGGGTATTCATTGTAGGAGCTGGAACATCAATGCTGGTTGACGAGCTTATGCTCAGAAACCAGCAGATCATTGTAAACGACATAAGTGACGAAGCCCTGGCAAGACTCAGAGGTCGAACAGGTCCAAGCAAAAAATTAATATGGTTGCAGCACGATATTTCTAAGCCACTTCCTGAAAATTGCCCTAATGCTGACATATGGATAGACCGTGCTGTTCTTCATTTCCTGCTTGAAGAGGCAGATATTCAAGGATACTTTGCCAACCTGAAGGCAATAGTCAGGTCCGGAGGCTATGCATTGTTGGCACAGTTTTCAACTAAAGGTGCTAGGAAGTGTGCGGGACTAGATATCCATTGCTATTCCATCCAAGAAATGACCAAAAGAATGGGACCAGAGTTTGAACTTCTAAAACATGAATACTATACATACATCAACCCCTTCGGTGCCCCCCGTCCTTATATCTATGCACTATACAAGAAAAGTGGCTAA
- a CDS encoding 4Fe-4S dicluster domain-containing protein, with amino-acid sequence MQAEKMRRRRFLKRAAASGALLLYRPTLADSGAASSRQSAFLYDSIKCINCGVCEKACKRVNGLPEHASVIYMSQNAAELPVHITRRNSCMQCIRPACVRACPTGATFLRGNGLVSYDPQKCAACGYCVDACPFKHPKMSRTAYFNLRNVWVNRCTSCGACAQACPEDALHFNFREGILDMAKERLVQIKSNYALPDAQLYGEEDLNLIWILAGSPDKYNLPGPTAAAVVDTSLAFWKDIVRPTTLLLSLMATGVLGVTYFFARRNHLKELARLKQSEQEENDVK; translated from the coding sequence ATGCAGGCAGAAAAAATGAGGCGTCGCAGATTCCTGAAAAGGGCTGCAGCATCAGGGGCTTTATTACTATATCGGCCCACTTTGGCAGATTCAGGAGCTGCCTCATCACGGCAGTCCGCTTTTCTTTATGACAGCATTAAGTGTATAAATTGCGGGGTTTGCGAAAAGGCCTGCAAAAGGGTCAATGGCCTTCCAGAGCATGCAAGCGTCATCTATATGAGCCAGAATGCTGCTGAACTTCCAGTGCATATCACCAGGCGCAACTCCTGTATGCAGTGCATCAGGCCTGCCTGCGTCAGAGCCTGTCCCACAGGGGCAACTTTTCTCAGGGGTAACGGTCTGGTAAGCTATGATCCTCAAAAATGTGCTGCTTGTGGATATTGTGTTGATGCCTGTCCCTTTAAACACCCCAAAATGTCCAGAACAGCCTATTTTAACCTGCGTAACGTATGGGTAAACAGGTGCACAAGTTGTGGGGCCTGTGCCCAGGCATGCCCAGAAGACGCCCTGCACTTCAATTTCAGGGAAGGCATACTGGACATGGCCAAAGAGCGTCTGGTCCAGATTAAATCGAACTATGCCCTGCCTGATGCCCAGCTTTACGGGGAAGAAGATCTTAACCTCATCTGGATACTGGCTGGCAGCCCTGACAAATATAATCTGCCCGGCCCAACCGCAGCCGCTGTGGTAGATACTTCACTTGCATTCTGGAAGGATATTGTCCGCCCGACTACTCTGCTTCTCTCCCTTATGGCCACAGGTGTTCTTGGAGTGACTTATTTTTTTGCCCGCCGCAACCATCTTAAAGAGCTGGCCAGACTCAAGCAGAGCGAGCAGGAGGAAAATGATGTCAAATAA
- a CDS encoding formate dehydrogenase subunit gamma, protein MMSNNSTEITIQRFNKRRRFVHWLHTFAFFGLLCTGVLYTTPWLSQWAESGLAGTLHRIFAVIFLLTPFIYIIIDPKGFREFISDTLKFEKSDIGFHLAMPRYILGHTGGIPPQGKLNAGHKVHHILMGILYIALAISGLSMWLGVGYMGPPVFNFMGVLHNIAVFIIVITTLGHVYFTLVYWALPGMISGKVSETYVKMEHKKWWDEELDPKLKDSVPKGGS, encoded by the coding sequence ATGATGTCAAATAACAGCACGGAAATCACAATCCAAAGATTTAATAAGAGACGCAGATTTGTTCACTGGCTTCATACCTTTGCCTTTTTCGGACTCCTGTGTACAGGCGTTCTCTATACTACTCCCTGGTTATCCCAATGGGCTGAGAGCGGCCTGGCCGGTACTTTGCACAGAATTTTTGCTGTAATTTTTCTTTTGACCCCTTTTATCTATATAATCATTGATCCCAAAGGGTTTAGAGAGTTCATCAGTGATACCCTAAAATTTGAAAAAAGCGATATCGGATTCCACCTGGCCATGCCCAGGTACATCCTGGGCCATACCGGAGGCATACCACCTCAGGGAAAACTCAATGCCGGGCATAAAGTCCATCATATTCTGATGGGAATTCTTTATATTGCGCTGGCTATATCCGGGCTGTCCATGTGGCTGGGAGTAGGATATATGGGGCCGCCAGTATTCAATTTCATGGGTGTGCTTCACAATATCGCAGTATTCATTATTGTAATTACAACCCTGGGCCATGTGTATTTCACCCTGGTTTACTGGGCCTTGCCAGGCATGATCAGCGGCAAGGTCAGCGAGACATATGTGAAGATGGAGCACAAAAAATGGTGGGATGAAGAACTGGATCCAAAACTGAAAGACTCAGTACCCAAAGGTGGATCATGA
- a CDS encoding multiheme c-type cytochrome, with product MKISCKHIFLLIVGLFVLNLLIMVQNRDAGARAKYDPSGYWIAPILPDGPRILFSEGHVIDTPEAVNATITDIYINNNAEIKVTFVIPGYEHDTAHVELTMAKWLEDENTWMSMLQRTRERGPQGDPRYGDGAKVIRGANLRLENGTALTGGEPVSGGMRFSTWFKSGPGDFGNLSGELTPISFSDGVKWRRSSDHNPASYGDPEDFQYHQFAADIIDQINRNGAWESGIYRIGVTERNRGQEGYLRFNAVADFYFDGNNEVRILDSNERKHTAGEAVAMGSCNRCHGDDMRFPTNRVHSELRHDPTVCANCHNAYTWDSRNAYAEVDGWPSLDLRTMVHKIHAGIEGYAADAYFYQQVRFPDWTFGRTPRPSQARPYPNSPGVANCTSCHVYSGEEVYSWQRQNPDPQGCSTCHGEGGMVFWQAEPGDPDYEFISATYDCGHNCASCHGEQRPFKHTPDHYHNVTEQLERLALARSHVMEVTRVENAVAGQRPVVTWRVREGDQYLDLFSGKQGSFLFKEDKELFEEGEAVRLGIGWGYGEDWTNQGVGPRSTGAIGDPFHEIAHIDNTVPGDDQTTAVTTFDSPLPETAFSGRSGFVIIEFGPEEIQLNSRLKRISLGQGPNSFLDDRRLIVDAESCLSCHATMGRHGTYADQDISSCVSCHNAGSMSRDASAVQGSVDFMYMIHGIHGTGEKRKSFDRRRDHTVDGHFIGGYSYVSYPNTILDCTACHVNDSHNPVGKDFKRLGLIADNARDMFLAGAGVAAPLSSVCYSCHEDTQSMRVNKELQHHFYHSGGNIYGEHDHAYFTDNREQCLTCHQE from the coding sequence ATGAAAATAAGCTGTAAACATATATTTCTCCTGATTGTGGGGCTTTTTGTCCTTAATCTGTTGATCATGGTCCAAAACAGGGATGCCGGCGCAAGGGCCAAGTATGATCCTTCAGGATACTGGATAGCTCCCATTCTTCCTGACGGGCCAAGGATACTTTTCAGCGAAGGGCACGTCATTGACACCCCTGAGGCTGTTAATGCCACAATCACAGATATTTACATTAACAACAATGCAGAAATCAAGGTCACCTTTGTAATTCCGGGATATGAGCACGACACAGCCCATGTGGAATTAACCATGGCCAAATGGCTGGAAGATGAAAATACATGGATGAGCATGCTGCAAAGGACCAGAGAGCGTGGTCCTCAAGGCGATCCCAGGTATGGAGACGGAGCCAAAGTTATCCGGGGGGCCAATCTGAGGCTGGAAAACGGTACGGCATTGACTGGTGGTGAGCCGGTCAGCGGAGGCATGCGCTTTTCAACATGGTTCAAGTCAGGGCCGGGTGATTTTGGAAACCTTTCAGGCGAGCTGACGCCCATCAGTTTCAGTGATGGAGTAAAATGGCGCCGCAGCAGCGATCATAACCCGGCAAGCTATGGCGATCCTGAAGATTTTCAATACCATCAATTTGCAGCTGACATTATTGACCAGATAAACAGAAATGGAGCCTGGGAAAGTGGAATCTACCGCATTGGAGTAACTGAAAGAAACAGAGGGCAGGAAGGTTATCTCAGGTTCAATGCCGTGGCTGATTTTTATTTTGACGGCAATAATGAAGTAAGAATTCTGGACAGCAATGAAAGAAAACATACTGCTGGTGAAGCTGTTGCCATGGGTTCCTGCAATAGATGCCATGGTGATGATATGCGCTTCCCAACCAACAGGGTGCACAGTGAACTCAGGCATGATCCAACTGTCTGCGCCAATTGTCATAACGCATATACCTGGGACTCCAGGAATGCCTATGCTGAAGTGGATGGCTGGCCCAGCCTGGACCTGAGAACAATGGTCCATAAGATCCACGCTGGAATTGAAGGTTATGCTGCTGATGCCTATTTTTATCAGCAGGTCAGGTTTCCGGACTGGACTTTTGGCAGGACTCCAAGGCCCAGTCAGGCAAGACCTTATCCTAACAGCCCAGGAGTGGCCAATTGTACTTCGTGTCATGTTTATTCAGGAGAAGAGGTTTACTCCTGGCAAAGACAGAATCCCGACCCCCAGGGTTGTTCAACCTGCCATGGAGAGGGCGGTATGGTGTTCTGGCAGGCTGAACCAGGTGATCCTGACTATGAATTTATATCTGCAACGTATGACTGTGGACATAATTGTGCCAGCTGTCATGGGGAGCAAAGGCCTTTCAAACATACACCGGACCATTATCATAATGTGACTGAGCAGCTGGAAAGGCTTGCCCTTGCCCGCAGTCATGTTATGGAAGTGACCAGGGTTGAAAACGCTGTGGCAGGTCAAAGGCCGGTGGTCACCTGGCGGGTGCGCGAAGGTGATCAGTACCTGGATCTCTTTTCTGGTAAACAGGGATCTTTTCTTTTTAAAGAAGATAAGGAACTTTTTGAAGAAGGAGAGGCGGTACGTCTTGGAATAGGCTGGGGGTATGGAGAAGATTGGACCAACCAGGGAGTCGGACCCAGGAGTACAGGTGCCATAGGAGATCCTTTCCATGAAATAGCACATATTGACAATACTGTTCCAGGCGATGATCAGACAACAGCAGTAACCACTTTTGATTCACCATTGCCGGAAACAGCCTTTTCAGGAAGGAGCGGATTCGTAATAATTGAATTTGGACCAGAGGAAATACAGCTGAACAGCAGGCTCAAGAGAATTTCCCTGGGGCAGGGACCAAACAGTTTCCTTGATGACCGCCGCCTGATTGTAGATGCTGAAAGCTGCCTGAGCTGCCATGCAACCATGGGCCGCCATGGGACCTATGCAGACCAGGATATCTCCTCCTGTGTTTCCTGTCACAATGCCGGTTCCATGAGCAGAGATGCCAGCGCAGTTCAGGGAAGCGTTGACTTTATGTATATGATCCATGGAATTCACGGAACAGGAGAAAAAAGAAAAAGCTTTGATCGAAGGCGAGATCATACTGTAGACGGGCACTTTATTGGAGGTTACTCTTATGTGTCATACCCCAATACAATTCTTGACTGTACCGCCTGTCATGTCAATGACTCGCATAATCCTGTTGGAAAGGACTTCAAAAGATTGGGGTTAATCGCAGACAATGCCAGGGATATGTTTCTGGCCGGTGCAGGTGTTGCTGCACCTTTGTCATCAGTCTGCTATTCTTGTCATGAAGATACTCAAAGCATGCGTGTCAACAAAGAGCTGCAGCACCACTTCTATCATTCAGGCGGGAACATTTATGGTGAGCATGACCATGCTTACTTTACTGACAATCGTGAGCAGTGTCTAACCTGCCATCAGGAGTAA
- a CDS encoding c-type cytochrome: MSGLHSSEVSAGDGQAIMETRCTTCHGAGRIERAGHDLDGWKSTVDRMIGKGNFGPELSDAEREALLNYLITL, from the coding sequence ATGTCCGGTTTGCATAGCAGCGAGGTCAGTGCCGGGGATGGCCAGGCAATTATGGAAACCAGATGCACAACCTGTCATGGAGCAGGAAGGATTGAAAGAGCCGGACACGATCTGGACGGCTGGAAAAGTACTGTTGACAGGATGATAGGTAAGGGTAATTTCGGACCGGAATTGAGCGATGCTGAGCGCGAGGCCCTGCTGAATTATCTCATCACACTGTAA
- a CDS encoding FeoA family protein has translation MSRHICLRKMAVNQKGIIRSVGSYGEMGRRIRDMGLVPGVEVQVVGRAPLNDPVALRLRDFTLTLRNNEADHIFVEIENG, from the coding sequence ATGAGTCGACATATTTGTCTGCGTAAAATGGCAGTTAATCAGAAAGGCATTATCAGGTCTGTTGGCAGTTATGGTGAAATGGGGAGGAGAATCAGGGATATGGGGCTTGTTCCTGGGGTTGAAGTCCAAGTGGTGGGGCGCGCACCTCTTAATGACCCGGTAGCCCTGCGCCTGAGAGACTTTACCTTAACCCTTAGAAACAATGAAGCAGACCATATATTTGTAGAGATTGAAAATGGATAG